From one Mycobacterium colombiense CECT 3035 genomic stretch:
- a CDS encoding TetR/AcrR family transcriptional regulator: MKADPSGLDKASGAGRPRDPRIDSAILSATAELLVQTGYSNISLAAVAERAGTTKSALYRRWSSKAELVHEAAFPTAPTALESPAGDIAADMRMMIEATRDVFTTPVVRAALPGLVADMTADPALNARVMARFVDLFTAVRVRLREAVDRGEAHPDVDPDRLIELIGGATMLRMLLRPEEELDDAWVEQTTAIVVHGVRR; the protein is encoded by the coding sequence ATGAAAGCAGACCCGTCCGGCCTTGACAAGGCCTCCGGCGCCGGCCGCCCGCGCGATCCGCGTATCGATTCGGCGATCCTATCGGCGACCGCGGAACTGCTTGTCCAAACGGGCTATTCCAACATCAGTCTGGCCGCCGTCGCCGAGCGTGCCGGCACCACGAAATCCGCGTTGTACCGGCGGTGGTCGAGCAAGGCCGAACTGGTGCACGAGGCGGCCTTCCCCACCGCACCGACCGCGCTGGAGTCGCCGGCCGGGGATATCGCCGCAGACATGCGGATGATGATCGAGGCCACCCGCGACGTGTTCACCACCCCGGTGGTGCGCGCCGCGCTGCCCGGCCTGGTCGCCGACATGACGGCCGACCCCGCGCTCAATGCCCGGGTGATGGCGCGGTTCGTCGACCTGTTCACCGCGGTGCGGGTGCGGCTGCGCGAGGCGGTTGACCGCGGCGAAGCCCATCCTGATGTGGATCCGGACCGATTGATCGAGTTGATTGGGGGAGCGACGATGCTGCGGATGCTGCTGCGTCCGGAAGAAGAGCTCGACGACGCGTGGGTAGAGCAGACGACGGCCATCGTGGTGCACGGGGTGCGGCGGTGA
- a CDS encoding SDR family NAD(P)-dependent oxidoreductase, giving the protein MTGRLAGRAAIVTGASRGLGRAIALALAAEGAAVAVAGRTEEVWDERLPGTIGETVADIEAAGGRAVAVRADLTDRDQIARLVESARETLGPIGILVNNAAFTAPGRPPVPGAQPGAKPAGAGAQAGAKPAAGAGGKRAAGAGAKPGWPGFVSTPLHAYRRHFDIAVFAAYELMQMVCRDMISAGGGSIINITSVASRLPGDGPYADRSGGVLPGYGGSKAALEHLTQCVAYDLTDHNIAVNALAPSKAILTPGLSYYARNFDDTASEDEFARAAVELTLVDPAKVTGRTIGHLQVLDGSFRPFTVG; this is encoded by the coding sequence GTGACCGGGCGGCTTGCGGGGCGGGCCGCCATCGTCACCGGCGCCAGCCGCGGCCTGGGCCGCGCGATCGCGCTGGCGTTGGCGGCCGAGGGTGCCGCGGTGGCGGTTGCCGGGCGGACCGAGGAAGTGTGGGACGAGCGGTTGCCGGGAACCATCGGCGAGACGGTCGCCGACATCGAGGCGGCGGGCGGGCGCGCGGTTGCGGTCCGCGCCGATCTGACCGACCGCGATCAGATCGCCCGACTGGTGGAGTCGGCGCGAGAGACGTTGGGCCCCATCGGGATTTTGGTCAACAATGCGGCCTTCACCGCGCCGGGGCGACCGCCGGTGCCCGGTGCGCAACCGGGCGCCAAGCCCGCGGGTGCCGGTGCGCAAGCGGGCGCCAAACCCGCCGCGGGTGCTGGTGGCAAACGCGCCGCGGGTGCTGGCGCCAAACCCGGCTGGCCGGGTTTCGTCAGCACGCCCCTGCATGCGTATCGCCGGCATTTCGACATCGCGGTGTTCGCGGCCTACGAACTGATGCAGATGGTGTGCCGCGACATGATCTCGGCCGGTGGCGGCTCGATCATCAACATCACCTCGGTCGCGTCGCGACTGCCCGGCGACGGCCCGTACGCCGATCGCAGCGGCGGGGTGCTGCCCGGCTACGGCGGATCCAAGGCGGCGCTCGAGCACCTCACCCAGTGCGTGGCCTACGACCTCACCGACCACAACATCGCGGTCAATGCGTTGGCGCCGTCCAAGGCGATTCTCACGCCCGGGCTGTCCTACTATGCCCGTAACTTCGACGACACCGCCTCCGAGGACGAATTCGCCCGCGCCGCAGTCGAATTAACCCTCGTTGACCCCGCCAAGGTCACCGGGCGCACCATCGGTCACCTTCAGGTGCTCGACGGCAGCTTCCGGCCCTTCACGGTGGGCTAG
- a CDS encoding HNH endonuclease signature motif containing protein: MQAWQARERMRAALDAVDAAHDVLRQTSSDVVGNAFRVGVAERLEHQERTNRGLMYRVFGEIDDPPDEAGCVPAVRGMLCARLRITPREVARRLRLAVRIRPRRSLTGAPLEPELPAVAAAVAAGGIGEDHIRAVCTAVDTLPSRVSPTDAADAERTLVRHAMKLDAALVARLGHRIADHLNPDGRFTDVDRARRRGLHLSTQGPDGMSRLTGLLDPEARAYFEALEAAVRPGRHQPDDAAGDPEARDDRTAAQRCHDALKLGLETALASGGLGTHRGHPVTVIATTTLAELDRAAHAAIDSSIPVPAPAQTGGGSRLPMADLIRMAAKAIHYLAVFDEHTGRPLYLGRQKRIATADQRLICYARDRGCTHPNCLEPGYHCEVHHAHEWADGGRTDADNLFFACGSDHGAVGRGEWRTSVVGNGRLGWTDGSASDKGPPEVNHAHHPDELLRGDPDPPRGE; the protein is encoded by the coding sequence ATGCAGGCGTGGCAGGCCCGGGAACGGATGCGCGCCGCGCTCGATGCGGTCGACGCGGCCCATGACGTGCTGCGGCAGACCTCGTCGGACGTGGTCGGCAACGCCTTCCGGGTCGGGGTTGCCGAACGACTGGAGCACCAGGAGCGCACCAACCGGGGCCTGATGTACAGGGTCTTCGGCGAGATCGACGATCCGCCCGACGAAGCCGGGTGCGTCCCCGCGGTGCGCGGCATGTTGTGCGCGCGGCTTCGCATCACGCCCAGAGAAGTCGCGCGGCGGTTGCGACTTGCGGTCCGCATCCGGCCGCGCCGCTCGCTGACCGGCGCACCGCTGGAACCAGAGCTCCCGGCGGTGGCCGCGGCGGTGGCCGCCGGCGGGATCGGCGAGGACCACATCCGCGCCGTGTGCACCGCGGTCGACACGTTGCCGTCCCGCGTCTCCCCCACCGACGCGGCCGACGCGGAGCGCACGCTGGTGCGGCACGCGATGAAGCTCGACGCCGCCTTGGTCGCCCGGCTGGGCCACCGGATCGCCGACCATCTCAATCCCGACGGCCGTTTCACCGATGTCGATCGGGCCCGCCGGCGGGGTCTGCACCTGAGCACGCAAGGCCCCGACGGGATGTCGCGGCTCACCGGTCTACTGGATCCCGAGGCCCGAGCGTACTTCGAGGCCCTCGAAGCGGCGGTACGGCCCGGGCGCCATCAGCCTGACGACGCAGCCGGCGATCCCGAGGCGCGCGACGACCGCACGGCGGCCCAGCGCTGCCACGACGCCCTCAAGCTCGGCCTCGAAACGGCCCTGGCGTCGGGAGGGCTCGGGACGCACCGCGGCCACCCCGTCACGGTGATCGCCACCACCACGCTGGCCGAACTCGACCGGGCCGCGCACGCCGCGATCGACTCGTCGATTCCGGTGCCCGCGCCGGCACAAACTGGCGGTGGCTCACGACTACCCATGGCGGATCTGATTCGCATGGCCGCCAAGGCAATTCACTACCTCGCCGTGTTCGACGAGCACACCGGCAGGCCTTTGTATCTCGGGCGCCAAAAGCGCATCGCCACCGCTGACCAGCGGCTCATCTGCTACGCCCGGGACCGCGGGTGTACTCACCCCAATTGCCTCGAACCCGGCTATCACTGCGAAGTCCACCATGCACACGAATGGGCAGACGGCGGCCGGACCGACGCGGACAACCTGTTCTTCGCCTGCGGCTCCGACCACGGCGCGGTGGGCAGGGGCGAATGGCGCACGTCGGTCGTCGGCAACGGGCGACTGGGCTGGACCGACGGCTCGGCTTCTGACAAGGGCCCGCCCGAGGTCAATCATGCCCACCATCCCGACGAGCTCCTGCGCGGCGACCCCGACCCGCCACGGGGCGAATGA